DNA sequence from the Gemmatimonas sp. UBA7669 genome:
CGGCTGCGTATCGCGTGCGCCGTGCCACGTGGGGCAACAGAGTGCGGCTGCACTTCCTGCTCAATGCGCAGAGCGGTCTGTGCCCGGAAGACTGCGGCTATTGCTCGCAGTCCAAGATCTCGGCGGCGGAAATCGAGAAGTATCCCATGCTCGCGCAGGAGCGCATTCTGGAGGCGGCCGATCGCGCCGCGGCACTCAAGGCCGGCACTCTGTGCATGGTGATCTCGGGTCGCACGCCAGGCGAAACCGTCTTTGGCAAGGTGCTTGATGCCGTGCGCGCCGTGCGGGAGAAGCACGATCTCAAGATCTGCGCCTGTCTGGGCCTGCTCAACGAAGAACAGGTGCTGCGCCTCAAGGAAGCCGGCGTGGAGACGGTGAATCACAATCTCAACACCTCGGCCAACTACACGCCGGAAGTGGTGAGCACGCACAGCTTCGAAGACCGCGTGAACACCGTGCAGGCCGTCAAGTCGGCCGGCATGAAGACTTGCAGCGGCGGCATTCTCGGCATGGGCGAGAGCGATGACGACGTCATCGATCTGGCCATGTCGCTGCGCGAGCTCGACGTGAAGAGTGTGCCGGTGAACTTCCTCATCCCGGTGCCGGGCACCGAGTTCGCAGGCATGAACTCGCTCGACCCGCGCCGCTGCCTGCGCATTCTCACCTTGTATCGCCTGCTGCTGCCCACGCAGGAAATCCGCATCAGCGGCGGCCGTGAAGTGCATCTGCGCAGCATGCAGGTCATGGGCCTGTATCCAGCCAACTCCATCTTCGTGGGCGACTACCTCACCACGCAGGGCCAGACGGCGCGCGACGACCTGCGCATGATCGAAGACGCTGGCTTCGTGCTGGAGACGCCCGACGGTGAACCGTTCAGCGGTGACCCGTTCGAGGGTGTGCCCGAATCGTATCCCCGGGCACCGCTGCCGCTGGTCGAGGTGGGCTGAGTACGTAGCACAGCGCGAACCGCGTACTGCGAACCGCGCACTGCGTACTGCGCAGCATGACATCCGGGCGGGGCCGACGAGCAGGTGTTCGTCGGCCCCGTGTCGTTCGGGCGAGCTACTGGTCGTTCAGGGCGCGCTGCAACGCCTGCTCGAACACGGCGAGCGGTTGCGCACCGCTCACGCCATAGCGGCTGTCGAGCACCACAAACGGCACACCGCGAATGCCAAGCCGCGCCGCTTCGCGCTGACTCTGCGCCACATCCACGGCATAGCGTGACGTGCTCACGATTTCGCGCAGGCCCGCTTGGTCGAACCCGTGTGACGCTGCGAGCTCAACCAGCGTATTCGTGTCGCCGATGTCACGTCCGTGGGTGAAATGCGCGGCGAACAGAGCTTCCGCGAGTGGCCAGGGGTTGCCGCCGGTCTGCTGCGCGTGCAGCAGCAGGCCGTGGGCTGCCGCGGTGTTGGGCGCGCGCGTGATTGCAGCGAAGCGGAAATCCACACCATCGGGCGCTCCGGCCGTGGCGACCTGCGCGAACATCGGCTCGGCCGCAGCAGGGCCGCCGAACTTGCGCTCCACAAACTCCGACCAGGACATGCCGTCTGCCGGCATGCCGGGATCAAGCTGGAATGGTCGCCAGAGCAGGTCGAACTCCACCTCGGCTACGGCTTGGCGTAGCGCCTCGATGGCAGCAAAGAGCCGACGCTCGCCAATCCAGCACCACGGACAGACGAGATCCGCGTAAACTTCCACGGTGAGCCGGCGCTGCAGGGATCCCGTTGAGGGCGTCGTGACGTTGGCAGTCATGTCCGGAGTCTAGCAGGGTGCTGAAAAAGTCG
Encoded proteins:
- a CDS encoding DsbA family oxidoreductase, with the protein product MTANVTTPSTGSLQRRLTVEVYADLVCPWCWIGERRLFAAIEALRQAVAEVEFDLLWRPFQLDPGMPADGMSWSEFVERKFGGPAAAEPMFAQVATAGAPDGVDFRFAAITRAPNTAAAHGLLLHAQQTGGNPWPLAEALFAAHFTHGRDIGDTNTLVELAASHGFDQAGLREIVSTSRYAVDVAQSQREAARLGIRGVPFVVLDSRYGVSGAQPLAVFEQALQRALNDQ
- the bioB gene encoding biotin synthase BioB — its product is MTSLTNWQSLADQALAGEVISRDAARAVLNAPDDVLLDQLAAAYRVRRATWGNRVRLHFLLNAQSGLCPEDCGYCSQSKISAAEIEKYPMLAQERILEAADRAAALKAGTLCMVISGRTPGETVFGKVLDAVRAVREKHDLKICACLGLLNEEQVLRLKEAGVETVNHNLNTSANYTPEVVSTHSFEDRVNTVQAVKSAGMKTCSGGILGMGESDDDVIDLAMSLRELDVKSVPVNFLIPVPGTEFAGMNSLDPRRCLRILTLYRLLLPTQEIRISGGREVHLRSMQVMGLYPANSIFVGDYLTTQGQTARDDLRMIEDAGFVLETPDGEPFSGDPFEGVPESYPRAPLPLVEVG